Part of the Pseudobdellovibrionaceae bacterium genome is shown below.
GTTTTTGGGTTTAATAATGTTGCGACAAAGCTCTATCTTTCTATGGGGTATCAGGTAACCGATCTTGTAATGGAAAAGTCTTTAGCACCTGTCAATTAACCCCTAGTTTTCTGAACAGGCTGCATTCGGCATCAGTAACGACAAACGGTATCCGTTTGGGCTCAAATATTCTCTTGTATTTTTAGAGTACAAAACTCAAAAATGAGTTCTTATGGATAATCATCACCCAAAGAACCCACATATTCCCATGACGGGTGCCCCAAAGAAAAGAGATTCCACAAAAAGCCTCAAATGACCTGCATATGTTTTTCCAACCACCTAGCGATTTCTTCAATTTCAGCTTTATTTTCAATCACTCGATGGATGAGGAAGGATTCTCCGTTGTCGGGATCGACCCTTAGCCTAAATCCATTCATGCGTAAAAAAATAGCCGTGGTAGCAAAGGCCACTCGTTTATTGCCATCTACAAATGCGTGGTTCTGGGCTAAGCTTTGCAAAAGCGCAGCGGCCTCTAAGGACAAACTAGTGTAGTATCCCGTTTGGGGGCGCATAAGAGCACTCTCTAACAAACCCAAATCACGAACACCTTTTGTGCCACCAAAACGCTCGATGAGCCTCGTGTGCAACTCTAAAGTTTCGGCAAGGGTCGGATAAAGCGTAACTTTCATTTCGCTAATCGTTTTAATAACTCTTGATGGTCATCTAAAACTTCATCCATAGCAGAGCGAAAGCCAGGTCGTATTTTTGCCCGATGGATATACTCTTCGACGGCTTCAGTGACCACACTTGAAATACTGCGGTCCGTAGCTTTTGCGTAAGACCTCAATTCTTTTAAGACTTTTTCGTCTATTTGAGTGGCAAACTTCTTGGCTTTCATAGCTAGCTCCTGGTCCAACAGGCTATCATGAAAATTCATGATTTGTCAAGTTCTCTATGAGAATTCAAGGATCACCTATAAAGCTCCGTCGAAATTGACTCGCTCGACCTGCGTTTTAAACAAAGAGATTCATTGGGGCTCTGATTCTGATCCCACTTCTTTTCAACCCTAGTTTTGGCAATCGGAACCCATTCAGATGTTAGCGCATAGATAGCGATTTTCAACTTTAGCAAGGGTCTTTCGCTGACTTGCTCGTCTCGCCGTTTGTGGTGCATATCTCGAGAAAGATCGCCCTTTTATAGTTTTTGGCGATAAATACTGCCGCCTGAGTCAGGTGTGGCTGAACTAATCCATGGTCAGGCGGCATTAGATTCAGGGCCGCTAAAAAACGGCAGGTGCCTACACCACGTGCGCCCTCGGGTCTCCTTCATGGGAAGAGCTTGCGGGGATTTGAATACTGTGTTACCGAAACCCAATTCCATTTCCCGGGGGGGGCGATATGAACAAAGTATTACTCATTTTGTGCCTTTTTCTTGGCTTCGATCACAAGGCCTTTTCAATCGAAAGTAACTTTTTTGATAAAGAAATTCGCGTGAAGATAAATGACAGCGTCAAAGAACTCTCGTTTTCGCCTGCTGACTCATTAGTCGTCACAGACATTCACAATAACGTTATCAGTTATGATTTGTTTAGAGGGGAAAGAAGTCAAATTTCATTTGGAGATAGAAATGTGGTGGCCTACGCCTGTGGCGAAAGTGGTCATGTCTGTGTAGTGCCTAACAACGATGACTACCTAGAATTGTATGATCATGAATTAAACAGCCTTTTTCAGTTTTCTAGTGAACCTTGTTTTTCACAGGCGAAAGGCGATATCATTGGCGTGAGCCGTGATAAAAAGAATCTAGTCGTCCTCGGCCAACAAGGAAAATCAGAAAAGATTTTTCAAATAGGTGCTGGCGTGCAACCAGTGGAGTGGGACTCGGTGTCTTTGTCGGGAAATCAAAGGTACGTAAAAGTTGACTATGATCAAAAAGACTTGCCAGGTAACCTCATGGTTGTTGATTTGTTGCGCGAGACTACCATTTTTGACGATCTTGGCGCCAAACTCGATGAGTACTTTTGGACCGAGTTTCTGGCAAACAAAAGTGAGTCCAAGTTATCTAATGATGTCATTGGTTTGCGATGGGATGAGTCCGAAAACAAAACATATGTCGAGGTGATTGCCACCCCTGAGGGAACAGTCAAGACAATCGCCACACAAACCCACGGGCGGGAACTTTCTTCTTGGCCAAGCGATGACGGTCAAAAATTAATTCTTTTAGAGGAAGAGGGGGTATCGCCAAGATCGCCGGCCTTTTTATCGAATTACTATATTAGGGTTTATGACCTGATAACCGAAACATTTTTGTACGAAAACAAAATAGAAAACCTAGAATCGGGCCTAGATTTCTTCTTATCACCCAACGGTGATTACATGGTGTTTGAAAGTGTGGCTAAGGTCTACGTCCACAACATAAGCCAAAACAAGACTCAAATTATCGCCGGGCTAGACGGGCTTTTTAAGTGGACAAATGGGGCCGTCTTTTTTGGCGACAACCAAGTGTATATTACGGGGTACTTATCGGGAAATCAAAGAGTTCTGTTCTTGAAGCTTTTCGAAGATCATCATTTGAAGCTTTTCGAAACTGAAGTTGGAAACAACTTTTATTATTTCGACCAAAATAGTCGTCTGTTTTTTTCTCAAGAAGGCAGATCCGATGTTGAAATTTTTAAAGTCAAAAGCGACACCCTAGTAATGGAAAAATCCATACCCTCGAAATGGGAACTTGGGCATCTAGAGGTTTCTCCAGATGGTGACTATGTTTTTCTTCAATTTTTGGACGACAACGAAGAGATGGGTACGTTGGTCTCCACTCGTTCAGAATCAAGCTTCGCATATGCAACGAAAATGAGAAACGCAAAATTCAGCCCCGATAACAAATGGGTGGCACTCTACAATGAAATTTGGGAGGGCAGCGAAAGGGATTATTTGATTTTGAAACGCTTAAAACCCTTTTAGCGCGTCGGCAGGGACATAGCTCACTCGGCAGCTCAAAAACGATACTGCTCTATAGTCTTTCAGCACCACTTTCCTGAGGCTGGGGCCATGATTGTTGACTTCGGAAATGCTAAGCACTTTTTGCAGGAGTTTGAATAGTTTTGGCACTTGCTTTGCGCAGATTTATTTCAGTCCAGATTAAATTAAAAATTTTGTGAGGAGACTCGAATTAATATGAAAAAACTACTTATTTTGGTGACATTTTTGGCGATACCTTTAGTCAGTAACGCTGATGGACCAAGTGCAAAAATATGCAAAATTATGAAAGATGCCGTTTCGGGATCCTATAGCCCAGAGCAGTTGTGCGACAAGTATGACGGTAGCTTCTGCTCCTCCATGAAACTTATGGGTCAAGCCGTATGTGCTGCCAATGGCGAGTCCTTTTGCTCATCATACGAAACCGACGGTGAAGCTCTTTGCGAAGCTGTTGATGGTAGTTTTTGCTCAAGCATAAATACTCTTGCTGGTGGGATTTGCTCAATCCTTGATGAGTCGTTTTGTAGCAGCAAAACAGATGAGACAGAGTGGAAGAAAAAGCTGGTTGAAGCCTGTTTCTGGTAAGCTTTGTTTATGAAAGCAGCTCTCAACTCTGCCGGTGGGCGCTTTCAGCTAGGGCGGCAACTAGAGCATCGTCTGTATTTGAACTGCCGTTGTCTCGATTATCTCGCAACTCTGGCACTCGCTGTTTAAGCGACTGCAGCAAATATCAAAAAATTGCATAATATTAGCTACTTATCTGGCCAGGCATTACTATAGGCAATAACTATAATAATATATAGATTATTATATATATCTTTTAAGAATACTTATAAATGTTTATATAATTGATTTATAATTATTTATAGATTATCATATTTTTATGAAAATTAATAAAAAGAAGCTATTAGCGCAAAGACAGATTATCGAGAAAAAACTGGATCGTTGGGGGCCTCTAAAGAGTGAAAAAGCTCCTCCATCAGGGTGGATAAAGGCCATACGGGGCGCTCTCGGCATGACCACCTATCAATTGGCAAAGCTTATGGGAGTCACCCAAGCCGCGGCCATCGGATATGAGAAAAGAGAAGCCGCCGGAAGAATCACATTAGATAAACTCAGTAAAGCTGCCGAAGCAATGGACTGCAAACTCGTTTATGCCTTTGTTCCAAAGGAGCAGTATTCGAGTCTGAATGATATTATCGATACTCATGCGGAGGACTTTGCACGAAAGATTTTAAAACGAACTGAACACACTATGCAGCTTGAAAAACAAGGGACTGGCTCGAGTGTGTCCGAGGTTAAGAACATGGTAAAAGAACTAAAAGATGATGTGGACTCTCGTATTTGGGATAAAGGCTTGAAACGAAAATGAGTAAATTTGAAGTTCAATATCCAAAGGGCTCCACTCCCCTTGATCCAAATGAAATTATTGGTTTGATACCAGATTATATTACAACCCAAGGCGAGCTTAACTCCCTTGAGAAGGAAAATATTAGTAAAGCTATCAAGTGGTCCGAGGGAAGGAATCATAAAAACCTACTTGAATCTAGTTTTATATTTAACTTACACAAGAGAATGCTTAGTGATGTTTGGAGGTGGGCCGGCATTCAACGCACATCTGATAAAAGTATTGGTGTTGACTGGAGACATATTCCCTCGCAAATGAAGTTGCTCTTGGATGACACAAAATATTGGATTGAAAACGACACTTACCTCTGGAAAGAAATTGCAGCACGATTCCATCACCGACTTTTGCAAATACAGGCTTTTCCAAATGGCAATGGGAGACATGCTCGCTTAATGACAGAAATACTATTACAACAATACGACCAACCCACCCCAACATGGGGAATACACAAGCCTGAAGACACAATAGATGTTGAGGGTACAATTAGAGATGAATATATTCGTTCACTGCAAGAAGCTGACAACAAATTCTTTAATCGACTCATCAAATTCATGTTTAGTTAGAAGACAAAACCGATAGTCCCCTCGGCCCTACTTCCAACAACCGCCTGTTCCACACTCAATGATTCAATAAAACTCGACTGGACAATAGGAGCCATCACCGATGCAGCCACTGTTCATGCTGATTTCAATTCAGCCTGAATTGATTTTAAGATTCGCGCGAGGGATTGCGAAATGAAAGATAGAAAAGCAAACCCAGAGTGAAAAATATCATCACCAAAGGCAAATACAGTATCCAGGGTGTGGACTGAATAAAATCTAACATTAAAATTTCCCCTTTTCGTCAGACATATACCAATGAATTTGATTGGCCTTTGAATGGGGTCTTAACCCAAAATCGGACTTCTTGTCATAGGAATACTGGCCGTCTTGGAGTTTTCTTCGCTTCTGGACGATTTTATCCAGCTTCTGCAGCCACTTGACTCCCTGCAATTCAAAAACCATCCAATGCAGACTTGATATGCTGGCTTCATTTGATGGTGTGTCCCAAGCCTGCACCTCCACGAAGCTTCGCTGGCCCATTTTTCGAAGCTGCACGCCCGCCCACTCCACCTTTTCCCCAAGATCGGGCATATTTTCCACAGCTCGCCAGGTGCCATTGTTTATATGAATTTTCTTTTCCCGTACGTGAAGCTGATAGGTGCCCATTTGAATATGGCAATTCTTAGTGGACAGCTCGTGAGGGTCACAAACATTCATTAACCCGGGAGTGGCAAGGGTGCCCTCTCCATACCCCAATAAGGCCAGCCAAAAAATAAATGGCAAAAAACTTGTCAGAACCTGCATGCTAAGGTTACCTCCCCATGGCATGGTAACGTAGTGAAGAGGCAAAGGGAAGCAGGTAGGTTACGTGACAACTCAAGATCAACAAGCACTCATCGATTGGTATTTAGCAAATAGACGCCCCCTGCCTTGGCGTCAGTACAAAGATCCCTATGTGATTTGGATCTCCGAAACCATGCTACAGCAAACCACCTCTACAGCGGTCATCCCGTATTTTGAAAACTTCATAAAACTGTTTCCTGATGTATTGCGTTTGGCAAATGCACCCGAGACCCACGTATTAAAAGCCTGGGCCGGGCTTGGCTACTACAGTCGAGCCCGCAACCTGCACAAATCCGCAAAAATAGTGGCAAAAAACTCTGGGGTGTTTCCTGAAAGTCATACTGAACTTATTAAGTTGCCTGGATTTGGACCCTACACGGCCCGTGCCGTGAGCAGTTTGGCTTTTTCTGAGCCCGTGGGGGTTTTAGATGGCAACGTTATTCGCATTCTTTCACGAAGATATGACCTTGCCACTGAATGGTGGAAGACCTCTGAACGAAAACAATTGCAGGATCTGGCTGATCAAGCCGTGATCCAAGTGGACAGTGGTGTGATGAACCAGGCCATGATGGAACTTGGCGCCACCATTTGTCTCCCGAAAAGTCCAAAATGTATGATTTGTCCCTGGACCCGCTCTTGTCTTTCAAGACGGACCGAGTCCACCGATCAGAGGCCTTTAAAAAAGCCAAAGAAAACCCAAGAGATTTGGATTTGGAATCCCATTGTTGCAAAACGGCGAGGACGATTTGCATTAGTGAGAAATCACTACGCACCTTTTTTGCGCAAACAGTGGTTTTTACCCGGCCATGTGGAGAAAAAAAACACTCAACCAAAGTCCTATGACTTTCGCCATACCATCACTCACCACAATATTTTTGTAAATCCTCCGGATGTTCTCGATTCCCTTCCTGAGTCCATTAAGAAATCGCTAAAAAACACCGATATAAAATGGGTGACCAAAGATGAGATTGCGGAATTTATTCCCGCATCGTTGGTGCAAAAAGTGATGGACCGAATTCGCTAGTGTTCAAATATTTTTTTTGAGTGCTGTGCTTGCTGAGGCTTTCATCAATTCTGGGGAGTGGGAACCTTGAAATGGCTGTCTTCAACTATGTATAGTTTTGCGTTGATCGTGTGGGTTTTCTTTGCCGTGAGTTCTTGCTCGTCCACACCTTATAAGCCCAATGGGGATCCAAGCCATGGAGCTTTAAAAGGCCCATACGGATACACGCCGGGCGAGGCCAAGCTACTCACTCAAGTGGGAGAAAACTACCAAGGCGTTTTCTCTCCCCGTGGGGATAGAATCCTTTTTTTAAGTCGAAGCCGCCCCCTGCATGAACAAGCCCAAACCTATGAGCTCATTCTGGCTATCGACAAAGAAAAGCGAGTCACCTACCATGATGGCGAAAACACCTCTGCCATCTATGGGCCTGAGGGCAACGACGTGATTTACGTCAGCAGCACAGATGAACTAAAAGAAACACTCAGTTTTCTTAAAGAACAAAGGCAACCTCAAACTACAGAAAATCCGGCACCGCTTGACGGGTCAGAGATCTACACCAGCACCTTGTCCGGAAAAAACATCCTGCGACTCACCCACAGGCTTGGTTTTGATGGGCAGCCCACTCTCAATATTAAAAATCAAGAACTGATTTACGTGTCGCAATCCAAAACGCACCCTGAGCTGATGTCATTACAATTGGCATCGGGTAAGTCTCGTGCAATCTTACAATCCAGCCAATGGCTAGTGGAACCCCATTTCTCGCCCGCCGGCGATCGACTGGCCTGGGTGGAATGGAACCCGAAACTAGACGAATCTCAAATTTGGTTATCTGATTACGGAAAAACATTGTCTCCTTCAGCAATGACTTCGGGGCCCTATCTTCATCGCTGGCCAAGATTTCACCCAAGCTTTGGCGGTGTGATTTATAGTTCCAACGAAAACGACGGCAAAAATTTTGAATTGTACTATGCCAGCCTCGATGGTCAGTGCAAACAGCGCCTCACCTATCACTTAGCAGATGATCTGTTCC
Proteins encoded:
- a CDS encoding mobile mystery protein A; its protein translation is MKINKKKLLAQRQIIEKKLDRWGPLKSEKAPPSGWIKAIRGALGMTTYQLAKLMGVTQAAAIGYEKREAAGRITLDKLSKAAEAMDCKLVYAFVPKEQYSSLNDIIDTHAEDFARKILKRTEHTMQLEKQGTGSSVSEVKNMVKELKDDVDSRIWDKGLKRK
- a CDS encoding type II toxin-antitoxin system death-on-curing family toxin, whose amino-acid sequence is MKVTLYPTLAETLELHTRLIERFGGTKGVRDLGLLESALMRPQTGYYTSLSLEAAALLQSLAQNHAFVDGNKRVAFATTAIFLRMNGFRLRVDPDNGESFLIHRVIENKAEIEEIARWLEKHMQVI
- a CDS encoding mobile mystery protein B: MSKFEVQYPKGSTPLDPNEIIGLIPDYITTQGELNSLEKENISKAIKWSEGRNHKNLLESSFIFNLHKRMLSDVWRWAGIQRTSDKSIGVDWRHIPSQMKLLLDDTKYWIENDTYLWKEIAARFHHRLLQIQAFPNGNGRHARLMTEILLQQYDQPTPTWGIHKPEDTIDVEGTIRDEYIRSLQEADNKFFNRLIKFMFS
- a CDS encoding A/G-specific adenine glycosylase — protein: MLQQTTSTAVIPYFENFIKLFPDVLRLANAPETHVLKAWAGLGYYSRARNLHKSAKIVAKNSGVFPESHTELIKLPGFGPYTARAVSSLAFSEPVGVLDGNVIRILSRRYDLATEWWKTSERKQLQDLADQAVIQVDSGVMNQAMMELGATICLPKSPKCMICPWTRSCLSRRTESTDQRPLKKPKKTQEIWIWNPIVAKRRGRFALVRNHYAPFLRKQWFLPGHVEKKNTQPKSYDFRHTITHHNIFVNPPDVLDSLPESIKKSLKNTDIKWVTKDEIAEFIPASLVQKVMDRIR
- a CDS encoding PD40 domain-containing protein, with protein sequence MKWLSSTMYSFALIVWVFFAVSSCSSTPYKPNGDPSHGALKGPYGYTPGEAKLLTQVGENYQGVFSPRGDRILFLSRSRPLHEQAQTYELILAIDKEKRVTYHDGENTSAIYGPEGNDVIYVSSTDELKETLSFLKEQRQPQTTENPAPLDGSEIYTSTLSGKNILRLTHRLGFDGQPTLNIKNQELIYVSQSKTHPELMSLQLASGKSRAILQSSQWLVEPHFSPAGDRLAWVEWNPKLDESQIWLSDYGKTLSPSAMTSGPYLHRWPRFHPSFGGVIYSSNENDGKNFELYYASLDGQCKQRLTYHLADDLFPSFSPDGTKVLFTSNRTGLMQLYSMPFRAPACAN
- a CDS encoding WD40 repeat domain-containing protein — its product is MNKVLLILCLFLGFDHKAFSIESNFFDKEIRVKINDSVKELSFSPADSLVVTDIHNNVISYDLFRGERSQISFGDRNVVAYACGESGHVCVVPNNDDYLELYDHELNSLFQFSSEPCFSQAKGDIIGVSRDKKNLVVLGQQGKSEKIFQIGAGVQPVEWDSVSLSGNQRYVKVDYDQKDLPGNLMVVDLLRETTIFDDLGAKLDEYFWTEFLANKSESKLSNDVIGLRWDESENKTYVEVIATPEGTVKTIATQTHGRELSSWPSDDGQKLILLEEEGVSPRSPAFLSNYYIRVYDLITETFLYENKIENLESGLDFFLSPNGDYMVFESVAKVYVHNISQNKTQIIAGLDGLFKWTNGAVFFGDNQVYITGYLSGNQRVLFLKLFEDHHLKLFETEVGNNFYYFDQNSRLFFSQEGRSDVEIFKVKSDTLVMEKSIPSKWELGHLEVSPDGDYVFLQFLDDNEEMGTLVSTRSESSFAYATKMRNAKFSPDNKWVALYNEIWEGSERDYLILKRLKPF